The DNA sequence AGCTTTTTGTCTAATAGGTACAACTGCTGTAAGACCATTATTAAGCttcttgcttgttttttttttttttcttaaagttttttttttactgaagttGTGGATTGTCTGCTGTCCTTTGTAGCAATGACGACTGATCAAAGCAGTCTCAACAGTTCCTTCACCCTCAATAAACTGTACTGAATCATACTGGCCTTACACAACAACATGGAGTCAATGAGAATGCTGCCGTTTTCACCATGCCTTGCATTTTCCTGTACATCCATGTTTTCTCAACATCTAATTAAGGAGATGCTTTGCTGTGCTTGCGTACATCGCTTTACCAATTACAGATGGGGTTTTAATGGTTAAACTATGCATCAGTGTCGATAAGGTCAGTTTAGCCTTCTGTACTACTGCTCTAAAACCAAGACTCTTCTTTAGAGAAGATGAAGCAGGACACTATAACCAGCTGCACCTCTGCCTTTTCCTCACTGCTAATCACCCTGGATGTAGCAGCTCTCTCTCTCAACCTCTCTCATCTGTAATGAACTCTGTGTGTGACCTAAATCTCTGTTATTTGGATTTTGTGCCTCATACGCTCTGACAATGGTTAGAGATGCTGcaatttacttatttttctgttgtcGAGTGAGCTGTATGGTTACTGGGTGTAAATACTAAAGCAGTAAATAAATGGGTGATTCTATTGCCACAGCTTGGTTAAAGTGAATTGAAGTCAGACGATCAATATTTTAGAGCTTCATTAATACTTATTTTGCTTATGTGCAGTGAAGCCTTTTTGGTACAGTCTATAAATAGATGTATGTTTTATTGTAATGAAATAATCTCCTGAtgaacatttttagaaaaatccaataTTGAGAAGCTTTATTCAGTGGGGTGAAAAAAATCCATCATTGGGAAATAATcgttttaaagaaaatagatgaatatttttacaaattcaaATAACATGTATAAAAGTAACTGAagtatttgttaaaatgtaaacatttatactataatttgTATTgccctggggtataaatatgatgcgACAGAAAGCCCTGATTGTCactcttcaaaataggaaagacaagaCAACAGGCCATTGAACTACtacaataaattaataattgCCTTAACCGTGTTTACAGTGACAtctgcagcaaaaaaaagggcGTCTCCATAACAACCGTTGTAATGTTTTGGATCACATCTTAACCATGGGTGCGATTAATTGttcaaactgtaaataaaatgttttttatattttcaatgaTTTaatcaagataatccttgggtAAAACCCTTATGAAGCATATAATATAATCCAGATTTGTTTAAATCTTCATCAAGAAACTATTTTTAATGGAACTTAATTTTGAGCTTTGTGATTTCTTAATGTTGTTTCGAACCTGTCAATTAAATACAATCAGCAtagattcattaaaaaaaaatgatttggtAACAACTAGATATGCAGATTAAAAGTCAGAAACCTCATTTAGGGAGTCgctgtttaaattaaattgattaaagattttatgtttaaatctcAGGAATTGTAATGTTAGGCTTGTAGATGTATAATTAATCCTTTTTGAAGGAGAAAAACATCCAAACGGACTTATTTCGAACCAGGTCTTTTATTCTGAAGTGTCAGTCACTCAACCAATCAGATGTCAGAGTTCTGTGACAGGAAGCGATGTTACGAAAACATTGAATTGATCGTGACGCCGTGAAGCAGAGGGTCAAACGCCCTTATCGGTAggtaattgttttattattatgcaGCAACGTCATAAATGCAACAGATATATTTGAAAGTGAGAAGATGAAGGTTGCTTAGTGACACACAGAAGCCAAGAAGTTAATTAGGCgttaatgatgatgatgatgatgtaacCTCCTTGTAAAAGTTCTTACACTGACTTCAGCTTTTTGCAGGAATTTGGAAGCTGAAGATTTTCTCCAATTTGAGGACCAGCAGCCCGTCAGTCATGCTGAAAGCTATGGGACAAGTTTTATTCTCCACCGGATTGAAGAATCCTAAATTCACAGCAGAGGAGCCGAAGGTAACTTACTCCCAGTTAGATCATAAAACCAGAACTTCAGACCTTTTACTGCTCTGTTTTCCTGGCTGTCATGGGACCACTCGCCCGGTTGACAGTTAAATTATTCAGCAGTAATTCTGATTATCTTTTAACCGCTCTGCTGTATTGGTTCAGCAGAGATAAAGCTCACCTTCACTGACTGAGCCTCTCAGATAAATAAAAAGCGagattcagtttgtttttatccaTATAACAGTAATTCTAACTGGCCACTGTTTGTTGGGTAAATATGCACCTTGAACATGTAAACCTTCTAGAGTggggagtttttgttttttcttctttttattaataGCCCGTGGATATCTAAATAATCCTATATATAATGGTTTTAATATGAATAGGATGCTGCCATGTTCTAACCCAGCTACAGAATTAGTTGTTATACTAGTGAAAAACCtttattatataaaaatgaatgaattagaAAAACAGGTTGTTGGTGGAAGAAGTATCAGACCCAAAGGTAACTCTAAAGGGGTTTGGATGAGAAAACTCTATCAATATACAGTATTTACTACTATAAACAGCTTTTTACATGTGTGGTATTAGCCATGTAAACACTAACAActtacaatgaaaataaaaagtgtgcACACCCCTGATAAAAAGCCAGTTTTTGCTGAAACAACCAAATCTGATGTGGGGAAATTAAATCAAAGATAAAATAATACTTGGTTCAAGCACCTTTAGGTTCAGTTACAACGTCCAGTCTTCTTGTGTTTGAACCACTCATCAATTTTAGTAAATCTGATATAGCTGAAAGTAATTCCTAGCATTTCCAGACATTTACTCATTTGCATCTTTTAGCTAAAGCCAGAGAGTTTACAAAGGATTAAAAAGGGTCTCATTGTTCAAAGGTGTCAGTCAGGAGAAAGATGTAAAAAGTTCTCCCAGGTGTTTCTGCAACATTTATGAAAAGGCAAGACAGAAACTAGGAATAAGGAGAGAGAAGccttttcttccaaagaaaacatccagattTGGCTAATAAATCTGAAAACCTTGTGAGAGAATGCAGAAAGTTAAACTTATTGGCTACAattcaaaataatacatttagcaACAATGTGCATCATGGAAAGAACACAAATTGgaaagtgaaacatggtggtggcggcatcatgcttTAGGGTACTTTCCTGTCAAGGTGGATAAAACTATGAACTGTTCTAAATAACAAATAATCggttttgaaaacatttgtctGCTGGAAAGCTGAAGATGGAGGTGTATTTCATTTTGAAGGTGACctcaaacataaatagaaaTTACAAAAAGATTGGTTTCACcagaagaaaattaaagcaTTGCTAAAGTCAAGGCTTAAATCGGTTAGAAAATGCACAAGTGATGCCACTGCAATACACTAAGACAACTGCCAGGGAAGACTGAaagctttaaataaatcaaagggTGCTTTAACCAAGCATACGATATGCACACTTATGCAACAGGGTTATTCCACATTTCTTATTTGTTTGTATGTTAAACTTGAATTAATTTATCATGGTGTCAGTTGTTAACATTACTACAACCTGTGGAGACTTTTTATGGCATTTCTAAATAATGGAGAGTAATATTTTGCAAAGTAGTGATCTGCAATTTAAGAGAAGCACATATGATATTTTGATCATTTGGGAAAAAAAGAGAGTTAACCAGAAGTGAAAACCTCACCGGCCTTAGGTCAAATGAGTGTGGGTTTTTGTTTAACAGGGACAGGACTATGAGATCCGCACCTACCATCCTGCTAAGTGGGTAAGCACCACTCTGAGTGGGATGCAAGGTGACGAATGCACGAAGACCGGCTTCCGCAGGCTCTTCAGCTACATTCAaggcaacaacaaaaacagtgaGTCTGTGTGAAACTGTCAGATGTACAGGGAAGGGGGGAAATAACCCTATACTTTATtacaactttgtttttgttttttaagtagtGTATTGAACTTTACAGAAGACACCTAATTAGAATGAACCAATAGAGGGAATAAACGTGCAGATTAACTGCAGTTCGAGACAAAGAAGTTGATGAATAAATGCAAGAGAAAAGACCCTTTAGTTCCTGCTCAGCAGTTTAGGCTAGCAGCACTGCTTTTGTCTGACTCGGCAGTTTGCAGTAGCATTATTGATGATCTTATatattgtttgtgttgtttaatACTGAGGGCTGCAGCAGAGGGAGAGCGCTACCTGTAAACATGGGGTCTAATCTTTTTATCCACCATCTGTTCAGGGATCATTTCACACCAAATTTCTCATTCAAGCAGCAGAACCTAATATTCCCAACACAAGCTTGACACATCCTAAACCTCAcctgttgcatgtttttttcatgcCGCTTTAGAGGCCAAAGTGGAGATGACCGCCCCTGTGACATGCCATGTGGTCCCTGGAGCCGGTCCCGCCTGCGAATCTCAGTTTACCATATCCTTCTACATCCCAGATGAGCTTCAGGCAAATCCACCTGAGCCCAGCGACCCGGATGTGTTCATGGAGGACCGAAAAGAGTTCACCGCATATGTCAGGTATTGAACACTGATAAGAAACCAAAAAATCCAGATGGAGTGTCCTGTCCTGAAAGCTTTGGCTAACCGTGTGGTGGGTCTGGCTGCCATGCAGTGTCAGTGGCAGATTTGCTCTGGAAAAGCTGCAAGGATGCTCATGCTGATGGCATAAATTCtgataataataagaaaatattaataataatgataatgaaATACAAACACACGAAAAGCTAAATGTGTCTACTACACCCCCACCTAACCCAGGAGCAGTTCAGACCCGAatattaaacaatttaaattcaaGTGTAACCCCTTGACAGCCATTGTCGCAAATTCAAACCACCACTTAGCCAAGGTTTCTTAGTTACGCATACCTAGGATGATATTGAAAGCACATTGCTGCCATCTACTGGACAGACTTATGCCCAGTTATGTCTAACTTAGCTAGTTTGCATGGTAAATACCTACATGTATACTTATTGTATgtaatatatattaaattacCTCTTTGGCAGATAAAActcaaataatatatatttttaaattttaaatctagTCATGGAACTAGTAAGGGCCTAATTCTACTCATATTCCTATTTCCAGGATGTATGGTGGTTTCTCCAATGACAATATGAAGCGGGAAGAGCTCCTGAAGCTTCTGGAGAGCCTGAAGAAGGACGGGGTTGAATTCGTCGACAAGCCGTATTACACGGCCGGGTACGACAGCCCCTTCAAACTGACCAACCGCAGGAACGAGGTGTGGGTCCTCaagaaaacagagcagcagTAGAGATACAACTAACTGCAACTTAAAAATGTCTTAGAATAATGTGTTGATATATTTCCCCTGTTTGCAAGAACTTACTGATGATGACGAGACCAAACACTTGGTAGATGCAGTTGTAATAGATGTAAAATGTCCAGCAGGTGGAGCTAAGTGGAATAAAAAGtgccttgattttttttttctttttaaagcacaCAAAAATACATTAGTGTTTACTGGTTTAAAGGTAGATTTTACTAATTAACTGAACAATTTGTTAACATGTAATCCTGAATTTGAAAGGAGAGGTTTCCTTTTTTCATCGAGCTTGTCTGAAAGCCAGGTTTTTATAAAAAGCATCTGCTGCTATTGTTCCATCTGGACAGAAAATCTGAGAAACTAGTCCCATCTTCAGTCAGAAAGTCCCATAATGCCTGCAAAAGTTCCCAAACTTTTCCCATTTTTGCCTTAAAgcaacaaatgtgttttttttcattggggttttatgcaatagaccaacaaaaaggctttagatattttttattaaacaaaaacaaaggtctGGTGTGCCTTTCTATCCAGCACCTGTGAgtcactatttaaaaaaaaaaaacatcttttactGCAGTTTCAGCTGCAAGTCTTCGTTGGATTTACCTACCAACTTTGCACGTCCAGACTGAGATTTTTGTTAATTCATCTTGGCTcgatcagattggatggagatctTCTGTAAATGGTCAAGTCTTGCCACCTTTAATTGATCTTAGATCTGGACAGGCCTCAAGTTGTTTCTACACAATATTTAGTTCCATCTTCCTGTAAActctgaagaaaatcatccccacagcgtgatgccaccaccaccttGTTTTACTATCAGCACCATGGTGTGTTCAAGATGATGTTTATTTTTCCTCcatgcaaaacattttgcagATAGGCCAAAAaggctttcatgttgttgttgttcttccACGTCTGCTGTGTCCTCCGCATGGCTCATGCTAATAGCAAATAGGACTTTTTATGTCTCCCTTGTAGCTTTTTGCCACGCTTCCATAAAGGACAGTTTGCTTGAGTGCATAAATAACAGATTCAGCTGTGAATTTCTTCAGTTCCTCCACATATACCAACAGATCTTTGAGGCCTTCAAAGTACAGCTGGATGTATTATACTTTGTTCAaattacatgtatttactcgaTGCAGTTGGTCACTTCTGAATGCACCGGGTGTTATTTCGGGATATCAGAGTGAAGAGGTCTGAATCCAAATACATTCCACATTTATTTAGATTGTATTTCTTAAggttttggcaaaaaaaaaaaaaggataattttctttccacttggtctgtcagataaaatcccattaaaataaactgaagtttctgaatctaatgtgacaaaatatgaaaacgtTTTGCAAACCACTGTAGAGGATATGGAAAGGTTTCCATACAAAGAGCATCTCAGTATGGAAATCAGACCTAGATCACTAGCGTTGACTCATAATTGTATCAGTACTTTTAAATTGTACTTCCTTTTTACTTTGAAGGTTTGCAGCAGATGTCTTTGCCTTGTTAGGTGTCTGTCAGTTTGATAAATCCTGGTTTATCTGGTCTCAGACGTCACCCACAGCCTCTCCTATCAGATCCAGCGTGATTACTGACTGAGTCACTATTTCTGGACTTGTCATACGACAGGAGACTCACCGTTTGTCATTTTCCTCTGCAGCTAGATGAACGTAGGCGTGTAAAGTTAGTGGGTGGTGCTGGGTGGCTCTAACCCACAAATCTTTTCGCAATTTAGACATTTAGGAGTAATCATGAGCACTAACTTGAAAATGCCCTTTTAACATGAGTAACTTTGTGTTGTAAGAGATACTACAATGTACTTGATTACTTGCTTCTGTATGATGTTGAATGTGAAGttattttatcaaaaataaagagCACTAATCAAATGatcagttatttttttcatttctacaAACTTTACCACCAGACTTAAAAAGTTCTGATTGCCCTCCGCACTCCAACGATTGTGACCTTTTTATCAGCCGGATTAAATCTTCGCCGCTGTTTGCTTTGGCCTTTATCCCCGCTCACCCTCCTCATCCTCCTAAGGTTTATCTGCTGAGTCACTCATTTTATTTGTGGCAGGACTGTTTCCAATATCATGTTCAGACGCTCAgcagatttttctgtttttctcatttagAGCACAAACACACCGTCTCAGTTGAATGTTCTCCAGTCAAGTGGATGTCATTTAAGGTCCTCGCTGaggtgtagcattaatgctggGAACAAATATATGAGGTTTCCTGTTTTAATCTCAACACCAGAGATGGTGTTTTAGGTGCCTCCCTGCTGTGTGTTAAGGTGGAAGAATTAGTGTGGGAAACAGTCCTAATTCTCTATATAATAGTATGCCAGTAATGAAAAAAACAGCCTGTTATATGCTGGataattttagtttagtttagcttggTAACTAGATAGACTGAAGCAGTGGTTCTTAATATTGGGGTCGTGACCCCACTGGGAGTCACCAAACAACAAGTTTGAGGTTtccttaaaatgaaaacaaaataaaaacaataatgggAAGTATGTTAATGCTAAACATGTTAGAaaagattaaagaaaaacataatacaaGTAGAAAAAACAATATATCAGTTACTTATAATGTCTGTTATTATACATCTGTTTGATTAACATTTAATGCCAGTTATTTTGGGGATTAGAAGCAAAACTAAAAGCGAAACTACTGGACTAGAGCAAGACGGCATAAATTACTAACAACAAACTAGCTGTGAAAATGATTTATACTAAACTTAGGtgaataaacatattttcaaaaGACAATATCTTACACATTTTAGGCGATGCAGCACTCAGTTATCCAGTTTTCTCTTGATTAGTTCTAACCAGTGATCAGTTGgtcaaatacataaaaattgGATTTCCCCTTGGTTCATTAAACAGTGAGTTTTTAGTCCttttttggccatttttaaATTATACAATAATTCACTTTGAATGTGTAGCAGCATATTACAGTGGTGCCCTTAAATATTGAATGTGCACAAACAagagggtggatggatggatggatagatagatggat is a window from the Girardinichthys multiradiatus isolate DD_20200921_A chromosome 15, DD_fGirMul_XY1, whole genome shotgun sequence genome containing:
- the hebp2 gene encoding heme-binding protein 2; the encoded protein is MLKAMGQVLFSTGLKNPKFTAEEPKGQDYEIRTYHPAKWVSTTLSGMQGDECTKTGFRRLFSYIQGNNKNKAKVEMTAPVTCHVVPGAGPACESQFTISFYIPDELQANPPEPSDPDVFMEDRKEFTAYVRMYGGFSNDNMKREELLKLLESLKKDGVEFVDKPYYTAGYDSPFKLTNRRNEVWVLKKTEQQ